In the Pleuronectes platessa chromosome 23, fPlePla1.1, whole genome shotgun sequence genome, TGGGGCTGCTGATGTCGCCCTCGCCCACGAGTGTCAGGTCACAGTGGGTGTCCTCCTCCACGGTGCGGAGGCTCGGCCGGGTGTCTGAGGGCCGGGGGATGGGGGACAGGTGCATGCCGAAAGTCGGGTGGCGGGGAGGGGGCATGAGGCACCGCCTGGAGTGTCCGTTGGCACTAGAGCTGAGGGAGGAGTCGAGGCTTTCCGAACGAAgactggaggtgaggggggCCCGGGAGGGGACGCCgttctctctgctctgttttaGTGAATCGGGAGTGGAGCAGGCCAAGTCAGAGGAGACGGAGCAGGAGGTGACGGGTGGGATCAGACGCAGGAAGTCGGGAAGCACCAGGTCTTCTTTGCGCAGGAGTCCGCGCTGGTCGTTGGCTCGGCCGCTCTGCGCCCGGCTCAGCAGGTCAAAGAATtctgcaaaaaacaaaacaagacaagttCTCTCACTTTATCTTTCAGAGCAGGTGATCGCCTCGGAGCAAAAGGATTAATTGAGTTTAACATGCAGCGTAGCAGCCTCACAccagacagagacaaataacCCTGTAGTGAAGCCAAAGAAATCAGTTAGTCCTGAGGGCGAAGCGAAGCTAAGAAATCcaccacaaacaaaaataaataaataaaagagaaagagaaagaaggaaaagggGGTTTTACCTTCAGCTTCATCTATATTaatctttttctgttttctcttttcccctGGGAGTGCTGAGTCTGGTCCACTTGCTCTCACAGAAAAGTCCTTGGGTGTTGACCTCTCATCTCCCTGCAGATGCAACAATAACAATGCACTCTGTtaggggatggagggatggggagtgggagtggggggggggataagcATGAGCTGCTGAGCACCCTACTGAGCTGAGAGTCCAGATTTACTGGGATCTTCATATAAAGTGGAGACAGGTCCATCTGGTGGCTCAGCGTCTTCTCTGACCTTGCCAGTATCTGGACCGAGAACCATCTGACCACATATGGTGCAGTTACTCCAGCACGGAGAAAtatgagtgagtgagtcagcCACAGGCAGTGTTAGGTCgaagaacacagacagacaaaaaccCAGGAAAAATAAACACCAACGGATGGCTTAGCATTGGCTACGTGTTAATAAAGATTAATGTGGGCTGATATTCAATGCTACTGAATGTTTGCAGAAGCAGCACAGCAACAGAAAAGGACAAAACACCACCATGTGACCAAGACTGAACGAGGGAGAACTTACTGCTGCAGAAAAACTCCTGGTAGGAGGGTGACCTTTTATGGTGGAAGACTTGGATTTGTCTGcttgaaagagagaaacaagaaacaaaggggaaataaatgagagagagaggagaggacactTAAAACATATATTAATTAAATCACATGAATAACAGAGGTCGACGTGGTTTATAATAAGGTGTTAAACTTCTCAAAGTTCTTATTCCTTTGTCAAGTTTTTAGTAACCTCCAATGAGAAGGTTGTAGTTTATTtgtttagctgctttcagataacCAAGCACTGTAGAGATTTTCCAGtacaattaaacaaaaacaaatgaacgaATTTCtacttttctttattctttttttgccATGTTCGCTGATTTCCCAAGGACTTATTCATGGATCTGAATTAAACaggtttaggggactgattaggggagtttgtgcaatttaacTGTGACTTCATatggggactgctgggccttggcagcTGTATGTACTCGAGTGAGGGACATTCTAGTAGTTGGGATTAACAGTGTGTAACGTCTTCTTACCTTTCCCTGAAGCTTGGTCGGCTTTGTCCAACACAACTCGCAGGCCGTCCAAACTGGATATGGGAGCACCCAGATCCAAAGGCTCAGTTTGTCCACTCTGAAACAAAACATAATTAGACGTTCAGCGAGTTCGTCACATCCCCTGTTTTGCAGAAGTCTACATGTGCTGTGAGTTAATTCCTCTTTGCATATGGTTGTTTTTTCTGAGAGCATGAGCCTAATTTATGAACTGTGTTTCGGCTCCGGTCTACTGTATAATACAGTTATAATGCCTGGAAACCGACAAGACTAAAATAAATCATCTGGCAGGGAATTGAGGGGAGGAGTAAACAGTCGGCATGTTTGAGGAGTGTCGTCATTCTTAATTATAGCCCCGGTTCGCCATCTTCAGAGGCTGGGCTGAGTCACAGCGCTAACCACCATGTAGAGATGGAAAAGGATGCGGTCGATTCCCTCCCCTAACCATGATCCTCCACCCTGTGGCAGTGTCACACACACGGCGCAGGGCTGCTCTCCggacacacagcagcttcaaACACATTAAGCCGTTGTGGACGACAGGGGGGTGACTTACTATCTTGGCCACAAGATCGCTGAGGTGGAGGCCATATTTAGCCACCACAGGACGTAGGACCTCAGTGACTGGTTTGGTGGGTTTGGCTTTCAGGCCCACGGAGCGGTTAATGGGAACCAGGTCCAATCTGAGAGCAGGTACAATTAGTACAAGTAAATATCACAGcattaaaagaataaacagaAGATATGGAGCTGACGGATCAAGTCAAAGTTTGACGGGTTGTTCTCACCTGAACAAGGTTCGCTTCTCCAGCCTGAGGTCTCGTGAGCTGAGGGTCAAGCAGTCTTGGTCCAACACCAAAGGCTACGaggagaaaatgtataaaattacACATTATCAACACAGAAATCCCACAGAAAACTAAAGACCTTAACCTACGGACAAATTCTGCACTGAAATCCTCTAATCTATTCAATTCACTTCAGATTGTTTAACTTAGCTTCTCACAATGACTCCTCTAACAATAGaacaaagcacatttaaatgttGAGTGCAGTCATACTGTATTTATCAAAGCTCGAATCCTAATAAACAACAGAGCCGAGTCAATTCATTCAAGAGCTCCTCGCAGCACCGCTCTGGTTCCTGTTTCTATTAGCAGCAGATGTTCTCTGCATTTTTGTCAGTAAGTTGTTGGgagagtaccccccccccccccccccccccccctgccccaccTCACCTTCTCCCCTCCCACCAGGAACAGGTCGGCGGCTGCGATGTTGACGCTGATGCTCCGGCAGAGATCATGGAGGACGTCCCTGATGGAGGCGCCGGGCCGAAgactgatggaggagcaggagccgtTGGGCAGAATCACGCTGCATTGTTTGGGGGAGCGTTCCCAGACTGAGTGGCGATTATCAGACTAAGGAACAAAGGTTTAAACGGTTAATTTAGCTCCAAAATGGAAGAATTGAGTGACACATAGATTCAGTTGTAAATAAATTTCTTCATTTTCTAAACTTTTCCATCTATAAACAAAAAGTGAGTGGGCTgacaagtaaaacaaaaagaagaaaagagctCTGGTCTTTAATGATGGCTACACCAGTTACTGGGCCcagtgttgccatggtgatcTGTCCAGAGGAATCTTACCTCAATCTTGCCGGCAGAGCAGGAAGTGGCCATCTCCAAACTGGTACCGGACGACAAGGAGCCCTGGGATTCCCTCCGCCCATTGCTGTAGTAGTCTGCTcaaaacacagaaagagaggatgAGTTGTTGCAGAGAAGAACTAACAGCAACACTAGTCACATTAAATGAGAATTTAACATACGCAACACCAACATTATTAAGCTATAAGTTATAGAGTTCTGTGGACTGAGccagttttacagtttcaggaagaaagctgcaaccagcataaCCCCAGCCCAAGCTAACAACCCATTACCAATAAGCATGTTAAGAAACGGCCACTGAACCAGTaagattacattttattgtattgaTATATTATGATATTATAACCATCAACATTGAAGAATAGATTTCACATCCCCATATTGACGACATGTGGTTTGTTTATAACACTGGCTCTTGGATGATAATTCTCTAAATCTCCCCtaactgtttaaaaatgtatgtttttgccagtgtgtgtgtgtgtgtgtgtgtgtgtgtgtgtgtgtgtgtgtgtgtgtgattagtgCAGGGCAGCTGCGTTTCATCATGATGCTGTTGACAAACCCGGAGTTGGCATTGATTTGGTGTATTGTTCGTGGACACTAAAGATCTGCTAAAGTTTGTGCGTTGCTGAAGACTCCGTGGGGATCTTTGTAACCAGAAGGCAACAGGCTTGTTAATTCATTTCTCACCGAGGTTAATGTCTCCGATTTCCTTCTTCTTGGGGCCCTTCCCAAAGCTCCTGTTGCGGGACCACGAGAAGAAGATCCCACGTTTCTTGTCGGCGCTTTCGTCTTTGCTCTCTTCGTTCAGTGACCTCCCTGACCTCTGCTTTCTGACCTCCTGTGAGATGGAAGACAAACAATACGTTCTTAACCTGTCACACTGAACTGATGACCATACATTTTCATCTGTTGTCACTTTAAAGCATGCAGTCTAGTCTCTTGTGGCACCTTCTTCGGAGTGGACAGGCTGGAGCGGTCCGAGCTGGCGCTGTGTTTGGATGGCGCAGGGCTGCAGGGGATCTGGTAGGGGTCCGGCAGGGGCTGACCGTCCACCTCAGCGCGCACACACTCCTGGTAGAGGGAGGACTTGAGGAATCGGGAATAGCTGTCGAACTTCATCAGGTTGAAGATCTGGAGACGTGGAGAAAGAGCGATGAAGAGACGGAAGTCAAGAGGGGTCATTCAAGTGAGAAAAGAGGCAGGGGCAGACTAAAACAAGGGGGACAAAACTACTAGTGTGGACATAAGTTTACAGCTGATGTTATGACAGGTGTCTCAACAGTTATCATTTCTATCATGCTCGTGTGCAGGCTGGAAATATACAGATCTCTTGACTGCAtgtctatgtgtctgtgtgtacagtatGCTCTGGATTCTCTGTGGGTGTATGCCAGTTTGTGTTTATCTCTGTGGGAAAGCCTCAGCGCCCTTTCGTAAACAAACCCAGATGGCCACCAAAGAACCCAATATGCTTGTGCAAAGTGGCTAAAGGCGAGAAGAGAACAAAGCCCCCTATAAGAGAATGTCTCCTGATAATAATTCAGAGTGAAAACTCTTAATCTTCAGCCCATGTTAATCAAAGATGTGAAATACTGGAATAACTGTGGaaacactgtttttttaaacagattgtGGTGTCTCATTTAATCCACTCCGCTGCTGTGTGGTCGTACCTGTAGCTGCTGGGTCTTGAACATGTCGGGGCGTGGGGAGGTGAGGACGTCGTCGGCCAGCTGGGCTTGGCTGTCGATGTTGACCGGCATGGTGGCCTTGCTGGACAGGAAGCTGTTGTAgatctctcctgctctctgggACAGCTGCAAGGAAACGGGAGAGGTGATGTTgaattacaaaaacaacagcagcttcCATGTTGTGTCTTCTTATCTATCTGTTTCACACAGTGAGACCCCTTGTTTTAACCCCATTAGTGGCTCTATTACCATaaagcagtggttcccaaacctGGGAGTCATGACCCACAAATGTGGCCACAAGATAAACATGAGACAAACTCGTTCTATGGCTGGAGCAACCATAGAACGAGTTTGTTTCAAAATAGCGTATTAAAACAGTGCTTTAGTGCTGTATCATACCTTGTATCATACCTTGTCCATAATAACACACCTGATAACTTACAGCATGTGACCTGTCACATACACTGGACATGTACatgccagtgtaaacaggaagcacatTGTCTACTATGAAGGAGAAGCAGCAAAGGTGAAATACAAGACGAGGTATCTCTTCTCTTGGACTCACAACGAGGTGGAGCTGTTACCAAAGCTGAGTGTTAACAATGTTTTGGATTCAACAATGGTAGGAGGCCAATGCAggtgttttgacattttttttaatactgttGACGCCAAACATAAACTTAGCAACAGTTGGGCAGTATAAATATTAATGTggcagtgtggatgtagcccGAGGGAGGAGAGATTATTTATGAAATATGAGAAAATATAAACATGGATTCCTTCACGTATCAAAAAAGATGCAAATGAACCATTAGAATTTAAAACCTGTGAAAAAATAGGTCACataatttattgtgttttaaattgGAAACCACTGATGTTAAGACAATTATAATTTAACCACTGTGTATAGAGTTTTAAACAATAACATAATGTGTCAGTTCACATTGGACCACAAAGCTTTGACTGCAGCTATAGCTGCATACCGTGGACTTACCTGCTTTTTATCAGTTGCTGGGACATGACTGAAGTATTCACAGGCCTGCCAGAACAAGATATTCTCCTCACTGAATTCTTTCTTGAGAAATTCCTGTGAAGACACAAAATCCCAATAAGTTTCTTTATGATCTCAAAGTGCTGATCACTTTCACATCCTCCTGGCACTGCTGCTACTGTTGCTGCTGAAGCCACTAGCGAGGAGAGAACATTATTTTGTGTTATGCTGTGACCAAAATTGGAGTAAGTGTGGGCGCAGGATGGAGTGGGCGAGTGCGGCTCTGATCAGCGCTGAGggaaggtgaggagggaggtggtTCTGGGACGCCAGGACTTAATGCGGAGCGTTCCGAAGGTGTTGTGGGCTaaattcaaacacacatcttTTATGTGGGAGGTTTGGTAACATAAAGAAAAGCTGGTACTGAACTCGAACTTATTCCCGATTTTTACCTTGTTTAGAAAAGCTCTCATATCACCGCTCTCACATCACTGCACTACATGCGGGTCAGAGAGGAAACACTTACAGAATGTAATTACTGTGTGTAAATAATTGAATAGAGGAAGGAGGGTGAGTTTACATTGCGGCTCTCTAATTGCAGCACAAGttcaaattcatatttatttaacttttcaacTCCTTTAGCTTTCATTGAATTAATGAGCAAGATTAAAAGAAACTAAACTGGCTCCCTGTGTTTAACTCCTACATCTGAATCATGAAGCTGCTTTCAACGCCACTCCGCAAACTTTCAAGCAACGTGAGAAACTTGCTCTGCCCAGCTTACCGAGAAGTAGCGCACGCCCACTGGGTCCTGGAGGAGCCGCTCGAAGCAGGCGGCCCAGCTGGCCACGCGCTGCTCTGGAACCCCCCGGCGGCTGCCCGCTCCTGGAAGACTGCCATTGCTGTTCAGGCTGCTCTGGCTGCAGCATCCCTGCAACTGGACTCCACTGTAgtctgcaggagcaggagagtgaCGCAAAGCTTTAGACAGATCATGGGGAAAAACGTAAAAGGGACAAATTACAGCTATCACCCTTATCGGCCTTAATCTGCAtttttttggttattttttaCCTTGCAAATTTTGAATCTTTGAGAAAAAGTAATCTGTAGTAATATAGTTCCAATATATTTCCCTAGACCTTGTTAAAAATATGATTAACTAAAcactattattaataatattattattaacaaactACATTAATGCACATAGGTTAAAACCATAAAATACATCAGATTCGGGCTCTAGTGCTAATGTTGCTAGCTCTAGAGGGACGTGTGGAGCACCACACATCTGATTGCATCCTACAAGGAGTGAAACAGCAGCTGCCACTCGGGTGATAAAAGAGGAGCAAACAGGGTGCATGACAATGAGGGAGAGgaataaaagaagaaggagagtaGACACAGACGAGAAAAGGGAGACTGGCAGGGAGACCGGTTGAGGAGCTGGGGGTCAACTAAAGTGGAGAAGGAGGCACTTCCTCTGAGGTACCTGCTATCGAGGCGGCAGATGGCCACTTTAGGGCTGCAGGACGAGCCGGGAGGGAGTgcagagtaaaaacaaaacaaaaggatcACAATGGAGCTGGTTAGAAATAAACTAGCGCCTGGTGTCACGTTGTGAGAGAGAGTTAAACGGTTGGCATGGGCAACTGATATTTACAGACTTTCTCTTTTCTATTGAGAGTAGAAATCCTGGATTCACTGAAATGTTATTGTGGCGTTGTGAAATAAAGCAGCTGTAAATAGCAAATAAAGTTCTAATGTGGCCTCTTCATGACCCTTCGAAGCAATTTGCAGAACGGTGAATTATCTTCTTCGCTGTGACGACACAGGCCAGATGACCGATTTCCTTGTGTCACTTTCTGTCCACAGTTTGCTGACAAGCCATTTGTGTGGACTCGGTTTAACGTATTAGGACTGAGGCTTTTGAGATGCCTGTTTACCACATTGTGTGCAGCTCAGCTAATGAGATGGCTTTAGAAAGCAAACAGCCATGTCTGATCCACATCCACGGTGAAAGGAGCGGTGCTGCGCGTCCACAACCGCAGCCTCGGTCGGCCTGTTAGCAAATGTTATTAACTGCTATGAAAGGGAAGGACCAGACAGCATGCACGCTAGAACCGACTGTGACCCGAAACACGCTCAACAAACAGCCTTTGTTAATGAGGCATGCTGCCTGCAGTGCATACATCATTCTCACTATAAGTATTTTTATTAGACCATTTTATTGAGCGGCGACAAAGTCCTCTTTTGAGGCTCGAGcagaaaatgagaaataaaaatgcagaCAGGGAAAAATGGACAGAGCATCAATATGAGCAAACGGGGATGAAAAAGTTTCAGGGTTAGTGAAAAGGAATGACTTTAAAATCCGGTTAACAAGCCTTTTGTTTAGTTTGAGCGTTAAGATCACAAATATCCATTAGAGAGCTGGAATTCTACTCCGCTTTTACGCTTAAGCTTccctttttaattttgtttaagtGGAAGTATAAGAATGGTACTCACCGCCatctgaagaagcagcagacTGAAAGAGAACAAAGAGAGACATGAGTGAGGAGCTGCTCTCATGACCTCTTGTACTCAGACAAGAGGCTGAATACTGTGCCGATAGCAGCGTCTCTCCAGGCATCTGACCAGTAGCTCTGAGGTGTGTGTAAGAAtgtgaccttgtgtgtgtgtgctactagAAAACATTCATTTGTAAGTGGGTGGACCCCTGCTTGctcccacacacagctgttCACACCTCCACTCCAGGACCCACCCCtcattttatattttcctcTCAGGCTTGAATGTGTGCATTCCTGCAAACTGTAGCCACAAAGATCAGAGCTCATCAGGGCTGAGCTGCTTGAGAGGCCATCACTGGCCTTAATGGTCCTCCTTTCACTTGCTAATTCAGGAAGTGAGTGGTCTATGCATGAGTAGATGTTGCTGAATAGACACCAAAcagtttctccccccccccggggaGCACAGAGGTTTTACGGTGACAACTTTCTGTAACTGGTATGTAATTAAAGACAAGAAATGATGCCCAGATCTCATGATGGCTCCACAAATACTTAAATGCAATTTAGCCAACTTTCAGCATTATTTTGGTCGGGCTAATAAAGAGAGATTTAACGCCTAATCTGTGAAGCTGTTATCGTAAATAAATTGAAAGGCAGGGGGTGGATATGAGAGGCGCATCTCAGGGTTCGGTCCAAGAACAGCACAAATCTGTGCGTTGGAGGATTCAACTGAAAAGGGGAGACTATTTCCAGAAGAGTGTTTGCTGAGCTGCCACTTCAAAGTGCAAATATTCAAGACTGATAATACAGCTAAACAAGGTTCTCATTACCAGGCACTAAGCTCTGGTGTGAGCTGTAGATACATTGTGTGATTAATGGTATAATAATGGATTGTAGatctaaaataaatcaaaaataaatcaaatcctgGACACAAggcctgatctggatccacaacacaATTTAAAGGGTTCTTCCTTGGACCTTGACCAATACCACATGTATCCACCAACTTTCGTGGTGATACGTCCTGTGGTTTTTGTGCAATCCTGCTAAttaacagatacacaaacaaacaaatggagatAATCACATAACATCCTAGTTGGAGGAAATAAGGGTAAGTGTTGTTGTCATTATCAAGTTTCAGCCTCATCAATGAGCCTGAGAACACGTCCGGTCATATATCGTGCTCCGGCCTCTTCAACTGGCCATCTGAAGGCCGAGGACGTCCCCTCCGTCATGTGCTGCCTGCTTCCATTTTGGGAGTGACCACATGTAAAAACTCTATCAGACCCAGACCGCTAAACCACTAATTGTCCGCCACAGCCCCTTTACAACTCGGCTGCTGCTGACTATAAGGAGCTCCTGGCTGCGTACAGTCAACACCCAAAATCATGGGTGGATAGCCAGAGACCAACATGAGGCtgaaacagaggagggagagacgaGAGAACACCCACTCCATCTGTCCGTCCCTTTTGGATCTAAAAACAGCTAAACCTCTAACCTTAAATATATGGAGTGTTGAGACTGCGGTTTGTTTTAAAGAACAAGACAGACATCAAACAATGTGACGTAAGTGTTGTTTTTAGCGAACAAAAGGGTTCCCAGGCTGGGAATTTGAAATTATGAATTGGTATATTCACGATTGTCAATGCTTAATGAGTCATTGCTAATTCTTAAGCCTCCACATGGAGATATTTTACATCTGAGATGATATCAAAGATCTAAGTCTTGTAGGAACGAAACTTCCTCAGCGATACGCACAGTTACAAGTGGGAGAGTTATCACAATGAAGTCTCCGTTGGCACACACTAATGATGTCAGGGCTAAGCTTCTATAAATCCTGCGTGTGTCAGAGGAGAATTATGTCGATGACACACATGCCATGAGGTGCGTTGAACACGCCTGAGTGTCTGAACAAATGTAATTTTGTAAAACCCCACAATCTAAGCATGTGTCATTGCTTTAGTTCCCTTTCTTGTTCTTTACAGTGGCCTTGGGAACCTTGAATGAGGCTATATAAATCCAAGCTTTATCAACTGGCAGgaaattgtaaaaataaaatgtccacgGTAACATGTCCGAATGGCCTGATTTTTCCAATCAAACATTCCCTATGAGATGATATAATAGGGAAAATAGGTATTTATATAcgagaggaaaacacagataCGTCGACTCTTTAACTTGATAAATTAACTAAATGATAAATCATGTTGGCTAATAATCTGTAGATCAGCTAATTAGCTGACTGACTAATTACTGACACAAACATGATTAA is a window encoding:
- the LOC128430433 gene encoding regulator of G-protein signaling 12 isoform X1, which produces MFRYAFTHSHTHTHTYTHTHTHILSVGCWCSRLGTMSLKKRLSFKRTWNFGTSAASSDGDYSGVQLQGCCSQSSLNSNGSLPGAGSRRGVPEQRVASWAACFERLLQDPVGVRYFSEFLKKEFSEENILFWQACEYFSHVPATDKKQLSQRAGEIYNSFLSSKATMPVNIDSQAQLADDVLTSPRPDMFKTQQLQIFNLMKFDSYSRFLKSSLYQECVRAEVDGQPLPDPYQIPCSPAPSKHSASSDRSSLSTPKKEVRKQRSGRSLNEESKDESADKKRGIFFSWSRNRSFGKGPKKKEIGDINLDYYSNGRRESQGSLSSGTSLEMATSCSAGKIESDNRHSVWERSPKQCSVILPNGSCSSISLRPGASIRDVLHDLCRSISVNIAAADLFLVGGEKPLVLDQDCLTLSSRDLRLEKRTLFRLDLVPINRSVGLKAKPTKPVTEVLRPVVAKYGLHLSDLVAKISGQTEPLDLGAPISSLDGLRVVLDKADQASGKADKSKSSTIKGHPPTRSFSAAGDERSTPKDFSVRASGPDSALPGEKRKQKKINIDEAEEFFDLLSRAQSGRANDQRGLLRKEDLVLPDFLRLIPPVTSCSVSSDLACSTPDSLKQSRENGVPSRAPLTSSLRSESLDSSLSSSANGHSRRCLMPPPRHPTFGMHLSPIPRPSDTRPSLRTVEEDTHCDLTLVGEGDISSPNSTLLPPSPSPMLSFNSSLPEANFTPPPPYPKSQDAGGEGKSTSGISTV
- the LOC128430433 gene encoding regulator of G-protein signaling 12 isoform X2, yielding MFRYAFTHSHTHTHTYTHTHTHILSVGCWCSRLGTMSLKKRLSFKRTWNFGTSAASSDGDYSGVQLQGCCSQSSLNSNGSLPGAGSRRGVPEQRVASWAACFERLLQDPVGVRYFSEFLKKEFSEENILFWQACEYFSHVPATDKKQLSQRAGEIYNSFLSSKATMPVNIDSQAQLADDVLTSPRPDMFKTQQLQIFNLMKFDSYSRFLKSSLYQECVRAEVDGQPLPDPYQIPCSPAPSKHSASSDRSSLSTPKKEVRKQRSGRSLNEESKDESADKKRGIFFSWSRNRSFGKGPKKKEIGDINLDYYSNGRRESQGSLSSGTSLEMATSCSAGKIESDNRHSVWERSPKQCSVILPNGSCSSISLRPGASIRDVLHDLCRSISVNIAAADLFLVGGEKPLVLDQDCLTLSSRDLRLEKRTLFRLDLVPINRSVGLKAKPTKPVTEVLRPVVAKYGLHLSDLVAKISGQTEPLDLGAPISSLDGLRVVLDKADQASGKDKSKSSTIKGHPPTRSFSAAGDERSTPKDFSVRASGPDSALPGEKRKQKKINIDEAEEFFDLLSRAQSGRANDQRGLLRKEDLVLPDFLRLIPPVTSCSVSSDLACSTPDSLKQSRENGVPSRAPLTSSLRSESLDSSLSSSANGHSRRCLMPPPRHPTFGMHLSPIPRPSDTRPSLRTVEEDTHCDLTLVGEGDISSPNSTLLPPSPSPMLSFNSSLPEANFTPPPPYPKSQDAGGEGKSTSGISTV
- the LOC128430433 gene encoding regulator of G-protein signaling 12 isoform X4 encodes the protein MEQTLTLNSSAASSDGDYSGVQLQGCCSQSSLNSNGSLPGAGSRRGVPEQRVASWAACFERLLQDPVGVRYFSEFLKKEFSEENILFWQACEYFSHVPATDKKQLSQRAGEIYNSFLSSKATMPVNIDSQAQLADDVLTSPRPDMFKTQQLQIFNLMKFDSYSRFLKSSLYQECVRAEVDGQPLPDPYQIPCSPAPSKHSASSDRSSLSTPKKEVRKQRSGRSLNEESKDESADKKRGIFFSWSRNRSFGKGPKKKEIGDINLDYYSNGRRESQGSLSSGTSLEMATSCSAGKIESDNRHSVWERSPKQCSVILPNGSCSSISLRPGASIRDVLHDLCRSISVNIAAADLFLVGGEKPLVLDQDCLTLSSRDLRLEKRTLFRLDLVPINRSVGLKAKPTKPVTEVLRPVVAKYGLHLSDLVAKISGQTEPLDLGAPISSLDGLRVVLDKADQASGKADKSKSSTIKGHPPTRSFSAAGDERSTPKDFSVRASGPDSALPGEKRKQKKINIDEAEEFFDLLSRAQSGRANDQRGLLRKEDLVLPDFLRLIPPVTSCSVSSDLACSTPDSLKQSRENGVPSRAPLTSSLRSESLDSSLSSSANGHSRRCLMPPPRHPTFGMHLSPIPRPSDTRPSLRTVEEDTHCDLTLVGEGDISSPNSTLLPPSPSPMLSFNSSLPEANFTPPPPYPKSQDAGGEGKSTSGISTV
- the LOC128430433 gene encoding regulator of G-protein signaling 12 isoform X3, with protein sequence MPLWLRLYVLSVGNHGNSCRSAASSDGDYSGVQLQGCCSQSSLNSNGSLPGAGSRRGVPEQRVASWAACFERLLQDPVGVRYFSEFLKKEFSEENILFWQACEYFSHVPATDKKQLSQRAGEIYNSFLSSKATMPVNIDSQAQLADDVLTSPRPDMFKTQQLQIFNLMKFDSYSRFLKSSLYQECVRAEVDGQPLPDPYQIPCSPAPSKHSASSDRSSLSTPKKEVRKQRSGRSLNEESKDESADKKRGIFFSWSRNRSFGKGPKKKEIGDINLDYYSNGRRESQGSLSSGTSLEMATSCSAGKIESDNRHSVWERSPKQCSVILPNGSCSSISLRPGASIRDVLHDLCRSISVNIAAADLFLVGGEKPLVLDQDCLTLSSRDLRLEKRTLFRLDLVPINRSVGLKAKPTKPVTEVLRPVVAKYGLHLSDLVAKISGQTEPLDLGAPISSLDGLRVVLDKADQASGKADKSKSSTIKGHPPTRSFSAAGDERSTPKDFSVRASGPDSALPGEKRKQKKINIDEAEEFFDLLSRAQSGRANDQRGLLRKEDLVLPDFLRLIPPVTSCSVSSDLACSTPDSLKQSRENGVPSRAPLTSSLRSESLDSSLSSSANGHSRRCLMPPPRHPTFGMHLSPIPRPSDTRPSLRTVEEDTHCDLTLVGEGDISSPNSTLLPPSPSPMLSFNSSLPEANFTPPPPYPKSQDAGGEGKSTSGISTV